Within the Bacillus sp. FSL K6-3431 genome, the region TGCAAGAAAATTTACTAGAAAAGAAAAAAAGAGAAATACAAGCCTCACAGTATGCATATACATTAGAGCAACTGGCTGTCCTTATGAAGACTGATGTGGAAAAGGAGATGATAGAGAAATTTGATCTTACGATATCAAACATAAAAATATCAGCAGATACGAACGCGGAGCCAATAATTGAACATTTAAAGAGCGTTAAAGTCAGTCTTGAAACAAATAAAGAAAAAACATCAGCAATTACTCCAGTAAGTATTAACATCAATGAAAGTTCGGAAAAGCAAATGCCAGTAGATCACACAAAAATCCTTGAAACACTTTCAGCACGTTGGGAAATACCAGTTTCGATTATCGAA harbors:
- the spoIIIAF gene encoding stage III sporulation protein AF; this translates as MPFLSDWILNIIIFLLLAMVIDMLLPSSTMKKYAKLVIGLLLIGMILSPIYKIMSMDFDLVLKSLSPTVNENIQMQENLLEKKKREIQASQYAYTLEQLAVLMKTDVEKEMIEKFDLTISNIKISADTNAEPIIEHLKSVKVSLETNKEKTSAITPVSININESSEKQMPVDHTKILETLSARWEIPVSIIEIVPKGETEEEYEQQKRAP